From the Sphingomonas mesophila genome, one window contains:
- a CDS encoding alpha/beta hydrolase encodes MNDFFQGGWNRRMWMAGAALAGVAGAACSPLALLNGADRVSRSGVRRVAEGVAYGPDPRLKLDVWAPSSARPGAGLPVIVFFYGGGWQSGERGDYAFAAAALAGRGFVVVVPDYRLVPAVRFPAFVEDCALSVKWVRDHVADFGGDPGRIALSGHSAGAYNAAMLALDRHFLADIGVDPGIVRAAALLSGPYDFAPFTERYGRAAFGQWPRARETQPVNFVRRDAPPMLLIHGAADRTAYPYNSRRLAERLRAVGAPVELKIYPGKNHVDTVASLSRPLRGRSPALEDVVGFLGEKTW; translated from the coding sequence ATGAACGACTTCTTTCAGGGCGGCTGGAACCGGCGGATGTGGATGGCGGGCGCGGCGCTGGCCGGGGTCGCGGGCGCGGCCTGCTCGCCGCTCGCCTTGCTCAACGGCGCCGACCGGGTGTCGCGCAGCGGGGTGCGGCGGGTCGCCGAGGGCGTTGCGTATGGGCCCGATCCGCGGCTCAAGCTCGACGTGTGGGCGCCGAGCTCTGCGAGGCCGGGCGCCGGGTTGCCGGTGATCGTCTTCTTCTACGGCGGCGGCTGGCAGAGCGGCGAGCGCGGCGACTATGCGTTCGCCGCCGCGGCGCTGGCGGGGCGCGGGTTCGTGGTGGTGGTGCCCGACTATCGGCTGGTGCCGGCGGTGCGCTTCCCGGCGTTCGTCGAGGATTGCGCGCTGAGCGTCAAATGGGTGCGCGACCATGTCGCGGATTTTGGGGGCGACCCGGGGCGGATCGCGCTGTCGGGCCATTCGGCCGGCGCCTACAATGCGGCGATGCTGGCGCTCGACCGGCATTTCCTGGCCGACATCGGGGTCGATCCGGGAATCGTTCGCGCGGCGGCGCTGCTGTCAGGGCCGTACGATTTCGCGCCGTTCACCGAGCGCTACGGGCGGGCGGCGTTCGGCCAGTGGCCGCGGGCGCGGGAGACCCAGCCGGTCAATTTCGTGCGGCGGGACGCGCCGCCGATGCTGCTGATCCACGGCGCGGCGGACCGCACGGCCTATCCGTACAACAGCCGCCGCCTGGCCGAGCGGCTGCGCGCGGTGGGGGCGCCGGTCGAACTGAAGATCTATCCCGGCAAGAACCACGTCGACACGGTCGCGTCATTGTCGCGGCCGCTGAGGGGGCGGTCACCGGCGCTGGAGGATGTGGTGGGGTTTTTAGGAGAAAAGACCTGGTGA